The following DNA comes from Deinococcus cellulosilyticus NBRC 106333 = KACC 11606.
GGGTGGGGTCCAGTTTGCCCAGGGCCTCAATGCGTTTGTGCATGCTGGGGTGGGTCTGCAGGGCGTGTTCTTCTTCGTTGCTCTGCTCGTAGTGGTTTTTCCAGAAGTCCTGGATTCTGGGGACCTCAAGGTAGCTGTAATAACCGCCCATGATGGGAGGTTTGTAACCAGAATTCAGGATGGGGACCACTTCACTGCTCCAGTAGTGGTCAAAGCTTCCCCCAAGATGCCCGACCTTCTGCAGGGCAGCCGTCATGGCCGCAGCACTGGTGTGGCTTGCAGCAAAACGGTCCGCCTGGTACTCCTGGGCCCTGGAGATGCCGTGGGTCAGTTTCAGGTACATGTTGCCGTAGGCAATGAAGATCTTGCCAATGAAGTTGTCGGACATGTTCTGCACGGTGCGAAAGAGCGCTGAACGGGTCTGGTAGATGAAGGCCCCGAGTCGGGTGTCTCCTCCATGATAGTGGCCGTACTCATGGGCAAGCACCGCTTTGAATTCCTGCTCGGTCAGCATGTGCATCAGGGGAAGTCCCACCGCCATGCGCCGTTTCCTGAAAAGGCCCAGAAATCCCAGGTTCTCCTGCACCCAGGCATTGTTTTCAAAAATCAGGTACACCTCATCGGGCATCTTCTGGCCGGTTTTTGCGCTGAGGTCCTGCAACATCCGTTTGAGGGGCAGATGTTCATTCAGGTTGAGTTTAAGACCGGGGGCCTGAAACCGTTCAAATCGGGGCAGGATGCTCCAGATGATGATCGCACCACCAATGAAAGACAGAATGTAAATTTTGATGAGTCCAATGTTGAAACTGTGGCTCCACAGGGTGAGAAACACCGGCAAGAGCAACAAAAAGAGTCCAATTCCCAGAGCAAGCGCATAAAAACCAATCATCAGCATGAGTGCCAGCAAGGCACGGGACATCAGGGGGCGATTCATATGCCCTGATTATAATTCTCTGGCCTGCTTTGCCCATGAGCCAGATGTCACATCGAAATCAAAACGGTCTAAATCCATCAGCGTATGTTTAAACATCCAGAACACCGGGAAGAGAAACGAAGGGGTGAGAAAACCACAGGAAACCTGAAAATCGCAGCAAGGTTCACAGATCAACTCCATGCAGGATCATGGATGTGAAACTGCAGCGAGAGGCTTGATGGTCTGTGAATGCTCCATTTCCCCTAAGCTGAAGGCATGGAACTCACAGGCAAAAAAATCGTTGTGACAGGGGCAGCGTCCGGAATTGGACGTGCTCTGCTGACCTTGCTGTGCGAACAAGACGTGCAGGTGGTCGCTGTGGATCTGACTGCTGTACAGCCCACTGATTTCCCTGCTCCCCACAAAATTCTTCCTCTGGTCATAGACCTTGCCGGGAAGGGCACAACAGAGCACATCCTGCAGCAGGCTGTAGAACGGATGGGTCGGGTGGATGTGTTTTTTGCCAATGCAGGCTTTGCCTACTACGAGACCCTGGAAAATCCAGACCAGGACCATTTGGAGCGGATTTTTCAGGTGAATGTGTACGCGGCCATTGATGCTGCGCTGGGCATGCAGGCCCTGAACCGCCAGAAGCCTTACCGGGTGGTGATCACCTCATCAGCAATGGCGTACATTCCACTTCCGAAGTATGCCCTGTATTCGGCCACCAAAGCCGCCCTGCATGCTTTTGCAGACAGTTACCGCTGGCAGCTCTCTGATCCCAGATCGCTGGTGCTGGTCTACCCCATTGCGACCCAGACAGGCTTTTTTGGCAAAGCCAGTGCTCGAACACCCCTTCCCTACCCAAGCCAGACCCCAGAAGAGGTGGCAAGGGCCATCCTGAAGGGCATTGAACGCAACGAAACCTCCATTTTTCCCTCTGAGGTCTTCTGGCTGGGTCTGAAGCTGAAAGCGGTCCTGCCTTTTTTGCACCGTTTCATCCAGTGGAGAGAACAGGTGCGCAGGTAAGGGGGTCAGGCCATAAAGGCTTTGCTGGTGGTCAGTGGTGCATCCACATCCACACCTGCATTCCACAGGTCTTTGAGCCAGTGGGCAGGCAGCAACTGGCCTGAGCGCATGTTCCAGACGTCTTCAAAGACCCTCAGGGAACAGTCCTGCTTCTGGCACACCACCGGGTCTCCCGGAAGCGTCTGAACCGTCCAGCCCTGGCGGTGGAGGGCCAGCAGCACCTGAACCCTCAGGTTGTGCCAGGCCTGTTCATCTTCGGGTTCATTCCAGGGTTGCAATTTGTGCAGAAGCTGGTGTTTCACCCCGTACTGGTCCAGCCGTCCAGCCAGCGTTCGGAGGGTGAGGTCCCAGAAGGCACCCTGGTACAGGGAAAGCTGCTCCTGCCAGATCTTCACCCAGACTTTTTCTCCCACTTCGGTCCACAAGATGGCCTGGAACCGGGACGCATCTTCACCACCGAAATGCTGCAGCACCAGGGTTTCCAGAACCTCCGGGTGTTCAAGCAGGGTGAGGGCTGCCGGGGTGAGGTCCTTCAGGTGGGTTGGGGGTAAATTCCTGAGGGCTTCTGCCCGGCACACAAAACTGGGGTGGGTGTCATAGGGGTCTTCTGGTTCTTCTGAGAGATCCTGCAGGTGATGTTGAAGGCCAGAACCCTGCAGGTAATGCTGATAGCCCTGCAAGATGGGCGGCTGGTAACCCAGATTCAGCACAGGAATCACCTCGATCTGCCAGTAGGCCTCGAAGGTGGCCCCGAGGTCATGCACTTTTTTCAGGGCCTGCACCATGATTTCCGGGCTGGTCAGCTGGGCAGCAATGCGGTCTGCAGCGTACTCCTGTCTTCTGGACATGCGCTGGGTCATCTGCAGAAAGAGCCTCCCGTACCACAGAAAAGGCCTGTGCAACATGGGAGTGTGGCCTTCATTCTGGGCATGCAGGATGCGCAAAATGGCATGCCGTGCCCCATGAACCAGGTGGACCATGCGGGTGTCTCCGGCGTGGTAATGACCAAATTCGTGGGCCAGCACAGCCCGGAATTCCTCCACAGTCAGCTGTTGCATCAGGGACAGGCCCAGACCCATCCTGCGTTTTCCCTGAAATCCCAGGAAGGTGCTTTCCTGCACCCAGGCATTGTTGTCCAGCATCAGGTACACCTCGTCTGGCAGGGGTTGATGGGTCTGTTCAGCGATCTCTGACAGCAAGGCCTGGAGCCTCGGGTGATCTCTCAGGTGCAACTGTGGCCCTGGAGGCTGAAAGGGCCGGTGTCTGGGAAAGGTGATCCACAGGAGCAGCATTCCAGACCCCATCTGCAACACCTGAACAGGAGTGAGCGTGGAGGTGGAGATCCATTCCACCACAGGCACCACCACCAGCAGCAGGGCTCCACACCACGCCAGGAGGTACACCCCGGCGACGAACACCAGGACCTGATGCAGGTATGGGCGGTGCCGCTGTGGAGACATGTTTTCATGATAGGCGTCCAAAAAAGGTTTTTTGTCTCTTTTCAGGTCTCTGGCTGTCAGACACCAGACCTCAACTTGTGTGCAAATGATGAACTTTTACTTAGTATAAAGTGATATCATTTCGATATAGGAGGAGTCATGGAAAGCAAAGAAATTCGTTTGATCAGTTTGCCCGGAGCCGTGATGTTTTTTGTCAATCTGGCGGTTTTTGCAGCAGGCCTTTACCTGTTCAGTCAGGAAGGCAATGGTCCCCTGTGGGGCACCTTGGTGGTGGTGGTGGGGTTCTTCCTGCTGTTCGGGAATTATCTGGTGCAGCCCAACCAGGCCGTGGTTGCCACCCTCTTTGGTCGCTATGTGGGCACCAATCGGGTGAACGGGTGGTACTGGACCAACCCCTTCACCTCCAGAAAGAGCATCTCCCTGCGGATCCGCAACTTCAACAGCGAGAAACTGAAGGTCAACGACCTGCACGGCAACCCCATTGAGATTGCTGCTGTGATCGTCTGGAGGGTGGTGGATTCTGCCAAGGCCAGCTTCGATGTGGAAAGCTACAAGGACTTTGTGGCCATCCAGAGCGAAACAGCGCTGCGCCACCTGGCCGCCCGTTACCCCTACGATGACCATGACACCAGTGGCCTGTCCCTGCGGGGCAATGCCGACGAGGTGGTGCAGACGCTGCGCGATGAGTTGCAGGCCCGCCTGACTGCCGCTGGCGTGGAGATCCTGGAAGCCCGCCTCTCCCACCTGGCTTACGCCCCTGAAATCGCCCATGCCATGCTTCAAAGACAGCAGGCCAGTGCCATTCTGGCGGCCCGTCAGATCATTGTGGAAGGTGCAGTGGGCATGGTGCAGATGGCCCTCACCAAACTTTCCGATGAGCACATTGTGGAGCTTGATGAGGAGCGCAAAGCCCAGATGGTCTCCAACCTGCTGGTCGTCCTCACCTCAGAACGCAGCACCCAGCCAGTGATCAATGCCGGCAGCCTTTACTGAGATGGCCCTGCCCCCCGTTTCTGAGGAGGTGAGAGCTGTTGAGTGGGCGCAAGAGTTTCCCGCTGAGAATCCAGCCCGAGTTGTTTGATGTTCTGGAACGCTGGGCCTCTGATGAGTTCCGCAGTGTCAATGGCCAGATCGAATACCTCCTGATGGAGGCTGCACGCAAAGCAGGACGGCTTAAAACTAAGAACTCTAAAGAAACCAAAGAATCTTTAGATCGTGAAGAGGAGGCACCGTGAATCCGGTGCCTCCTCTTCTGTTCTGCAAAGTTTGGGTGTCTGCAAGGGGGTGCTTTTTCATTAGACTCAGCAAATTTTTCTAATTTTTCTTTTAATGAAAAGACATTGTGAAAATTTTTTCTTATTACTTGAAGAACGTTAAATATTCGCTCTCAGACGGTTTATTTTCGCATCAGAACGGCTTTTTTTGTAACTTACACAATAATTACAGGGTTGCCATGCTGACAGTTTTCTGTTAGAATTCCTTTATGGGTCATTTGTATACAATCGCTAACCTCGAAAATGTGCAAATGATCACCAAGAACCCCACAGCAGTCTAGCGAACAACAGCCCGAACTCACGTCTGGGCTGTTTTTGTGTTGGAACAATGCCCCTCCTCCTTTTATAGGGGCATCAGGAAAGGGTGTTAGTGTGAAAAAGTACCTTTACAATACAGGTGACCGTGTCGTGCTTCCCCCCTATGGCGTTGGAGTGGTCAGCGGCATCTCCACCAAGTGCGTTGCCAACACCACCTGCTCCTACTACCAGGTGGAATTCCCCAATGGAACCTCCAAGGCCTACGTGCCTGTGGAGTCTGCAGCCAACCTGCGTCCAGCCCTCAACGAGAAGGACGTGCCCGAAATCCTCAACCGCCTGACCCAGGGCCGTTACCCCCTGCCCCGCCAGTGGTCCGCCCGTCACCGCAAGGTCACCGACATCCTCGCCACCGGCAACCCTTTCGAGATTGCCACCCTGGCTGCAGAACTGCGCCGCTGGAACATCGAGCGTGGCCTGCCTGACCTGGACCGCCAGGCCTTCCGCAAAGCCCTGAAGCTGATTGGCCAGGAAATCTCCGAACTGAGCACCGACGGCGTGGAAACCATCCGCGACATCATTCAGGAAGAACTCCAGAACGACGCCAACTGAGACTTGAAAATTTCCGCCCCCGGCCAGAGGTCGGGGGTGTTTTCATGGGGTCAGAAGTGGGTCTCCAGCAGCCTGGTTTTCACAGCTTCAGGCAGCACAGGCAAATCCGCAAGCCGACTCAGGGGCACCCACACTGGGGTATAAGTGCCATTTCCCAGGCCTGAGAACTCCGGTCCCTGACCTGTCCCAAAAGTGCCTCCTCTGACCTTGCATACAAAAAAGCCTTCGTGAGACTGTCCATGCAATTCTGCGAACAGGGAGGAAACTTCAATTTCCAGCCCCAGTTCCTCCAGAATTTCCCTGCGCACACCCTCCTCAGGGGTCTCCCCTGCCTCAATTCCTCCTCCAGGAAACACGTAATACTGCACCGGAGCACCCTCCAGCATTTTTTCTCTGTGAATCAGGGCAACATGGTCCTTTTCAATCAGGATGGCACGGACTCTTTGCATGCCACACAGTTTAGCCTTTGCACCCTCTGGTAGATATAGGCTGATCGGCGTGGTTTTTGCAGGGCACTTTTATACTGTTCTCATGCTCAAAGAGCTTTTCACACAAGCCAGAGTCGCCAGTCGCACCCTTGCGCGGGCGAACCGCAATCATGCTTTAAATGCCATCAAAAAACACCTTGCTGCCCACATCCCTGAAATTCTGAAAGAGAACAGCATCGATGTGGAAAACGAACGCCAGAAAGGCACGAGTGCTGCCCTGGTGGACCGTCTGACCCTCACCGAAAAACGCATGGAAGGGATTTTAGAGGCCATTGATCAGGTGATTGCCCTGCCTGATCCGGTGGGCCGCGTTCTTGAAGGGTGGCGTCACCCCCAGGGCATGCAGATTGAGAAAGTGACTGTGCCTTTCGGGGTGATCGGGATGATCTATGAGTCCCGGCCCAACGTGACCGTGGACGCCGCCATCCTGTGCCTCAAAGCAGGGAGTGCTGTGATCCTGCGTGGCAGCAGCAACGCCCTGAACTCCAACCGTGCACTGGTGAAAGCCATGCGCGAGGGCCTGAAAGAAGCTGGCCTCAATGAGAACGCCATTTCCCTGATCGACTCCACCGACCGGTCCAGCGTCACCGAACTGCTGACCGCCAGGGGCTTTGTGGATCTGGTGATTCCCCGGGGAGGTGCAGGCCTGATCAACCATGTGGTGCAGAACGCAAAAGTGCCCGTGATTGAAACCGGGGTGGGCAACTGCCACCTGTACGTGCACCGGGATGCTGACCTGAACAGCGCACTGAAAATCCTGATGAACGGCAAGACCCAGCGTCCAGGCGTGTGCAACGCCCTGGAAACCCTGCTGGTCGATCAGGAGATCGCTTCTGCCTTCCTGCCCAGGGCCGTCAAAGCCCTCAGGGATGCAGGTGTGGAAGTCCGTGGGGATGAGGACACCCAGATGTATGCCCCTGGTGTGGTGGCCGCCACCGAAGAGGACTGGAGCACCGAGTTTCTGGACCTCATCATCGCTGTGAAAGTGGTGAAGGGTCTCGATGAGGCCATCAACCACATCAACACCTACGGTTCCCAGCACAGTGAGGCCATCGTCACCGAGAGCCTGAAAGCCGCCGAGCAGTTCCAGAACGAAGTGGACGCTGCCGCAGTTTATGTGAATGTCTCCACACGTTTCACCGATGGCTTTGAATTTGGTTTCGGGGCCGAGATTGGCATTTCCACCCAGAAAATGCACGCCAGAGGACCGATGGGCCTCAGGGAAATGGTGACCATCCAGTACCGCATCCGGGGAGAAGGGCAGGTCCGATGAAACGCAGGATCGTCCTGAAAATTGGCTCCAGCAGCCTGACGGACGAAAACGGACGCATCGAACCTGAGAGGCTGCAGGCCATCGCTTCTGCCCTGGGAACCCTGGACGCAGAAGTTGCGGTGGTGTCCTCTGGAGCGGTGGCTGCAGGATGTGGGCTCCTGAACGTCCCCCGTCCGCGCACCCTCCCTGAAAAGCAGGCTCTGGCTGCTGTGGGTCAGGCTGCACTGATGCAGGAGTGGGCGAAAGTCTTTGCTCCCCATGCCGTGGCCCAGATCCTGCTGAGCGCCGGAGACATCCAGGACCGCAAGCGCTTCGTCAATGCCAAACACGCCCTGGAAGCTGCATTCAAGCTGGGCGTGGTTCCCATCATCAACGAGAACGACACGGTTGCCACACAGGAGTTGCGTCTGGGCGACAACGACACCCTCAGTGCCTGGGTGGCCTACCTGTGCGAGGCCCACGAATTGATCCTCCTCACCGATGTGGACGGACTGTACACGGCAAACCCAAGAGTGGACCCCACTGCAAAACGGCTGTCTCTGGTCGAAAACGTCGCAGAAGTGCTGCACCTCGCAGGAGGCGCAGGCTCATCCAGAGGCACCGGAGGCATGCACACCAAACTGAAAGCCGCACAGATCGCCTCAGAAGCCGGAATTGACACCCTGATCATCGGCGGAGGGGGGATGGGCCTGAAAGCCTTCTTTGAGGGGGCCGACACCGGAACCCGCATCCGTGCCCAGAAACACACGGCACGCAGAGGCTGGATTCTGCATCAGCCCAGCAAAGGCAGCCTGTTCATTGACTCCGGGGCAGAAAAAGCCCTCCGAAGCGGAAAGAGCCTGCTGCCAAAAGGCATCACAGGCATTGCAGGAGACTTCCAGTACGGCGAAATCGTGCGTCTGGAAGGCGAACATGGCCCCATCGGGCAGGGCATCGTCAATTATGCCGCCCATGAGGTGCAGCGCATCTTCCGCAGGCACACCGAAGAAATCGAAGAAATCCTGGGGTACAAGGACTTCGATGAGGTGGTGCACCGGAACCATCTGGCCCTGTACTGAACTGCCCTGAACTGGAGCCCCATCACCCCCCAGCAAGGGGGGTTTCTGCTGTCTCGGGGGCAAAGGTCTGCCGGAAAGTGAACGCATGGGGGGTGGGGCCATGCTGCCTGAGGTGTTCCAGGCGGTCTCTGGCTTCCAGCACGGTGGGGATGTGGCCGTCTTCAATCCACCACAGCACCATGAAGGCTTCCTTCATGTTCTCGAACCACTTGCGGCGCTCTTTCATCACCTGGGTGTGGTCGCTTTTGTACACGTAATTTTTCAGGGACTCGATGTCCTGCCAGACGCTCATGTTCACAATGATCATCTCGTCTTCATAAGGACGCAGGCTGGTGGCATCGTTGCCCTCTCCGGTCAGACGCCAGACAAAGCCTGGAGTGTTTTCAGCGAGGGCGTTGATCTCATCCAGTCTGGACACGAAATCGGCGAGTTGCGGACTGTCAATGGGGGCCAGCAGACGGGCAATGTTGACCTGTGCGAGTTGCATGACTCAACATAACAGCGTCTTTGATGAGATGGTGTGATGACTTACAGGATCTGAACCCGCAACAAAAAACCCGCCAGTTGTGGCGGGCAATGGACAGTTCGATCCTCAGGAGGGCAATTCCACAGCAGCTTTGACATCAATCTGGGATTTTCCCTGTTTGAACGCTGCAACGTAAGCCACCACTTCGCCTCCTGCACGTTCGGTGAGTCTGGCGAGGGCCACCTGGGTGCTTCCGGTCACCACCACATCCCCGATGATGACCACCTTTTTGCCTTTGAGTTTCTCGGCCTGGCGGGCATCCAGCCAGAGGGTCTCATTGACCCCCAGGGTCATGCTGTCCACCGCCTGGATCAGGGGGTCTTGCATGTAGGTGCGGCGGCGCTTGCGCGCTGCAGCGTAAGGTTTTTTCACCCGTTCTGCAATGGCGTGTGTCAGGGGCACGCCACTGACGGTGCTGGTCAGCAGAACATCGAATTTTTTGGGAAGCAGTTTGACCATCTCATCGGCCACAGCGTTGGTCAGTTCCCAGTCTCCCACCAGTTCCACGATGGGAAGGGTGGAGTTGGCATTCACACGGACATAGGGAAATTCTCGGGTGACATTCCCGATGGTCAGGGCGTAGTTGGGCATGCCTTTACTATACCCGCTGGTTAGACAACTGCAAGAGGAGTTCAATTGGATACAGGACTTGTCACCGGGAAAGTAAGACGATCAGGGAAAGTCAGGTGCCAGAACTGAAGAGTGCCGACCCCTGACAGCCGACCACTCCCTGCGGTATTCTCTTCTTTATGGTTGTGACTCGCATTGCCCCAAGCCCCACCGGCGATCCACACGTCGGTACGGCCTACCAGGCCCTCTTTGATTACATCTGGGCGAAGAAGAATGGCGGAAAGTTCATTGTCCGCATCGAAGACACCGACCGCAGCCGGTACAACGCCGAGTCTGAAAAACGCATTCTGGAGATGTTCCGCTGGCTGGGCATTCCTTACGATGAAGCGCCCGATGTGGGTGGACCCAACGCCCCCTACCGCCAGAGTGAGCGTCTGGAAAACTACCACAAGTACGCAGAGCAGCTTCTGGAAGCAGGTCAGGCATATTACGCCTTTGAGACCCCTGAAGAACTCCAGGCCATCCGTGAAGGCCTGCGTGCCCGCAACATCAATCTCGGTTACGATGGTCGGGCCAGAAGCATTCCACTTGAAGAGGCCCGCAAGCGTGTGGCTGCCGGAGAGCGTCATGTGATCCGCCTGAAAGCCCCCCGAGAGGGCAGCACCATCCTGCGCGATGAACTGCGTGGAGCCATCAGCTTTGACAATGCAGGGGTGGAAGATGCCGTGCTGATCAAGGGCGATGGTTTCCCCACCTATCACCTTGCTGTGGTGGTGGACGACCACCTGATGGGCGTCACCGATGTGATCCGTGGTGAAGAGTGGATTCCCTCCGCTCCCATCCATGTGGTGCTCTATCAGGCTTTTGGCTGGCAGGAGCCCCGCTGGATTCACATGCCCCTCTTGCAAAACCCGGACAAGACCAAACTGTCCAAACGCAAAGGCAACACCTCTGTGGAGTGGTACAGAAAAGAAGGGGTACAGCCCGAAGCCCTGCTGAACTACCTCGGGATGATGGGTTTCTCCATGCCTGACGGACGGGAAATCTTCAGCCTTCAGGACCTCACGGAAGCCTTCACCTTTGACCGCATCAGCCTGGGGGGCTCGGTGTTTGGCTGGGACAAACTGAAGTGGCTCAATGCCCAGTACATCCGTGAAGTGCTGCCTTTTGAAACTGTGGCAGAGCGTCTTCAACAGCACCTGCAGGAACACGGTCATGCTGTACCCAACGATGATTTCTTCAAGGGTGTGGTCAAACTCATGCTGCCCCGAATTGAAGTGTTCAGTGAGTTCTGGGAGAAGACCCTTTTCTTCTGGACTGAAGATTACGCAGTCAACGAGAAAGCCCAGAACAACATCAACAGTGGCCAGGACGTATTGAAAGCCCTGCTGCCCAGGCTTCAGGCCCTGGAAGACTTCTCCCATGGGTCCACCCATGACCTCTTCAAGGCCTACGCAGAAGAAGCAGGCCTGAAACTCGGCAAGGTGATGCCTCCTGTGCGTGCTGCCATCGCGGGCACCATGGAAAGCCCGGACATGGGAGAAATGTTGCGCCTGCTCGGGAAGGAGCGGGTGGTGGCTCGCATTCGGAAAGCCCTTCTGTAAGTTTGCGAGTCCTGCTCAGATGAACACGGCAGAGCCCATCTGAGCAAGTCCACAGTTCACAGTTGCCCGTTCACAGCAAGAAGCAACTGCCAGCACTTGACCTCACATCGAGAAAGCCAGACAAAGTTCAGAGGGAAGCCCAGCAGCTTCCCTCTTTTTTATTTCTGGATCTTAACCCCGGACTTCGAGGTTCTTGATCCCCCGGATCACAAACCCTCCCACATACTCGGTGGGGGCACCTGGCTGGACCAGTTGCAGGTCAGGCATGCGCCTGAGGAGGGTCTTGATGGACACCTGCAGTTCCAGCCGGGCCAGAGGTGCGCCCAGGCAGTAGTGGATGCCCAGTCCAAAGGTCAGGTGGGGGTTCTGTTCACGGGTGAGGACCAGTTCATCTGCCCTGTCAAATTTTCTGGGGTCCCGGTTCCCCGAAGCGTACAGCAAACAGACCTCCTGCCCTTGCTTGAGTTGCACCCCATTAAAATCCATGTCCTGCAGCACATAACGCTCAAACATCGGCAGAGGGGTGTCATACCGGAGCATCTCTTCAATGGCGGTCTTGAAGAGGGGGGTGGTGTGCCCCTCTTTCTGGGCTTCTTCTCTGAGCAGGTCAAACTGCTCCGGGTGGCGCATCAGGGCCAGAATGCCTGCAGTGCTGCCATTGACGGTGGCCTCGTGGCCCGCGTTGAGGAGCAGGATGCAGGTGGCAATCAGTTCATCCTCGGTGAGCCTGTCCCCTTCTTCCTCCACCTGCACCAGAGCGGTGATCAGGTCGTCTCCGGGATTGATCCTGCGGTCCTCTGCAAGTTCTTTGAGGAAAGCCGAGAATTCGATGGTGGCCTGATTCGCCTCGATCTGCTGCTGTTCGGTGTATCCCAGCTCGTAGAGTTTCACAATGGCCGAAGACCAGGGACGGAGCTTGTGGCGGTGCTCCCCGGGCACACCCAGCAATTCAGCAATCACCGTTACAGGCAAAGGCTCCGAGAATTCCTCCACATAATCGAAGCTGTCTTTCTGCTTGAGACCATCGATGGTGCGGTCCACAATGGCCTGAATGCGTTCAGTCAGGGCTTCCACCCGTCTGGGGGTGAAGGCTTTTGACACCAGTGCCCTGAGCCTGGTGTGGTCTGGAGGCTCACGGTCCAGCAGGTGGGTGCTGTTGAAGGCCTCAAATTCCTTCTGGCGAGGGTCCACTGGAGGCCAACCCAGTTCATCACGGGACAGGATGTGCAGGATGCTGCGCCCGAACCGTCTGTCCCTCAGGATGCTGGAGATGTCATCGTAACGGGCAAAGAAATGCTTGCCCCACACCGGATCGAAAAACACAGGCATTTCATCTCTGAG
Coding sequences within:
- a CDS encoding phosphoribosyltransferase family protein, producing the protein MPNYALTIGNVTREFPYVRVNANSTLPIVELVGDWELTNAVADEMVKLLPKKFDVLLTSTVSGVPLTHAIAERVKKPYAAARKRRRTYMQDPLIQAVDSMTLGVNETLWLDARQAEKLKGKKVVIIGDVVVTGSTQVALARLTERAGGEVVAYVAAFKQGKSQIDVKAAVELPS
- the gltX gene encoding glutamate--tRNA ligase — protein: MVVTRIAPSPTGDPHVGTAYQALFDYIWAKKNGGKFIVRIEDTDRSRYNAESEKRILEMFRWLGIPYDEAPDVGGPNAPYRQSERLENYHKYAEQLLEAGQAYYAFETPEELQAIREGLRARNINLGYDGRARSIPLEEARKRVAAGERHVIRLKAPREGSTILRDELRGAISFDNAGVEDAVLIKGDGFPTYHLAVVVDDHLMGVTDVIRGEEWIPSAPIHVVLYQAFGWQEPRWIHMPLLQNPDKTKLSKRKGNTSVEWYRKEGVQPEALLNYLGMMGFSMPDGREIFSLQDLTEAFTFDRISLGGSVFGWDKLKWLNAQYIREVLPFETVAERLQQHLQEHGHAVPNDDFFKGVVKLMLPRIEVFSEFWEKTLFFWTEDYAVNEKAQNNINSGQDVLKALLPRLQALEDFSHGSTHDLFKAYAEEAGLKLGKVMPPVRAAIAGTMESPDMGEMLRLLGKERVVARIRKALL
- a CDS encoding cytochrome P450; this encodes MSVPEFHLNINDPDFVRDPYPTLQRLRDEMPVFFDPVWGKHFFARYDDISSILRDRRFGRSILHILSRDELGWPPVDPRQKEFEAFNSTHLLDREPPDHTRLRALVSKAFTPRRVEALTERIQAIVDRTIDGLKQKDSFDYVEEFSEPLPVTVIAELLGVPGEHRHKLRPWSSAIVKLYELGYTEQQQIEANQATIEFSAFLKELAEDRRINPGDDLITALVQVEEEGDRLTEDELIATCILLLNAGHEATVNGSTAGILALMRHPEQFDLLREEAQKEGHTTPLFKTAIEEMLRYDTPLPMFERYVLQDMDFNGVQLKQGQEVCLLYASGNRDPRKFDRADELVLTREQNPHLTFGLGIHYCLGAPLARLELQVSIKTLLRRMPDLQLVQPGAPTEYVGGFVIRGIKNLEVRG